From Sphingopyxis sp. USTB-05, the proteins below share one genomic window:
- a CDS encoding long-chain fatty acid--CoA ligase, with amino-acid sequence MGMQGQPLLVTSLIDHAAREHAGREIVSRWADGSMTRTTWGDVGKDARRFAAAMTKLGMKKGDRIATLAMNHGYHLVSWYGSAGLGGVLHTVNPRLFDEQLVYIINHAEDRVLFFDAMFLPIVERLRPQLPTVEHFILFDAPAREGYSSYRDLIDAEDGSFEWVELDERDPVGLCYTSGTTGNPKGVIYEHRSNVIHAITEIQPDVFDMSNRSVVLPIVPMFHANSWGIPFAAATVGAKLVFSATNDAQILCDLMHDEGVTHSAGVPTVWLAMFGHMDATGIDYGKLTRVIIGGSAAPRAMIERFMRAGVEVAHAWGMTETSPIGTMGKRPWNWGEMSFDERVDVVCRQGCPPFGVELRIVDDEDRELPRDGQSSGRLQIRGPWIIRRYFKADADAADAEDWFDTGDVSVIHPDGVMQITDRAKDVIKSGGEWISSIELENAAVGAPGVQEAAAVGVYHPKWDERPILLIVRKPGAETNEAVIVDYLKDKVAKWWLPDEIVFVDELPHTATGKILKRQIRDDYKDYKLRSLDAA; translated from the coding sequence ATGGGAATGCAGGGCCAGCCGCTGCTCGTCACAAGCCTGATCGATCATGCCGCGCGCGAACATGCGGGACGCGAAATCGTTTCGCGCTGGGCCGACGGCAGCATGACGCGAACGACGTGGGGCGATGTCGGCAAGGATGCACGTCGCTTTGCCGCGGCGATGACCAAGCTCGGGATGAAAAAGGGCGATCGGATCGCAACGCTGGCGATGAACCATGGCTATCATCTGGTCAGTTGGTACGGCAGCGCTGGGCTTGGCGGAGTGCTGCACACCGTCAATCCGCGGCTGTTCGACGAGCAGCTCGTCTATATCATCAATCACGCCGAGGACCGCGTCCTGTTCTTTGACGCGATGTTCCTGCCCATCGTCGAGCGGTTGCGTCCGCAATTGCCGACGGTCGAACACTTCATCCTGTTCGACGCGCCGGCGCGCGAGGGATATTCTTCCTATCGTGACCTGATCGATGCCGAAGACGGCAGTTTCGAATGGGTCGAGCTCGACGAGCGCGATCCGGTGGGGCTTTGCTACACAAGCGGGACGACGGGCAACCCGAAGGGCGTGATTTACGAACATCGCTCGAACGTCATCCACGCGATCACCGAGATCCAGCCCGACGTGTTCGACATGTCGAACCGCAGCGTCGTCCTGCCGATCGTGCCGATGTTCCATGCGAATAGCTGGGGCATTCCTTTCGCGGCGGCAACGGTGGGGGCAAAGCTGGTTTTTTCGGCGACCAATGACGCGCAAATATTGTGCGACCTGATGCATGACGAGGGTGTGACGCACAGCGCGGGCGTTCCGACGGTCTGGCTGGCGATGTTCGGCCATATGGATGCAACGGGCATCGATTATGGCAAGCTGACGCGCGTCATCATCGGTGGGTCCGCCGCGCCGCGCGCGATGATCGAACGTTTCATGAGGGCCGGCGTCGAAGTGGCGCACGCTTGGGGGATGACCGAAACATCGCCGATCGGCACCATGGGCAAGCGGCCGTGGAACTGGGGCGAGATGAGCTTTGACGAGCGCGTCGACGTCGTCTGTCGCCAGGGCTGCCCGCCGTTCGGCGTCGAACTGCGTATCGTCGATGACGAGGACAGGGAACTGCCGCGTGACGGACAGAGCAGCGGACGGCTCCAGATACGCGGGCCGTGGATCATCCGGCGTTATTTCAAGGCCGATGCCGACGCCGCCGATGCCGAGGACTGGTTCGATACCGGCGACGTATCGGTCATTCACCCCGATGGCGTGATGCAGATTACCGATCGCGCCAAGGACGTCATCAAATCGGGTGGCGAGTGGATCAGCTCGATCGAGCTTGAAAATGCGGCGGTCGGCGCGCCCGGAGTGCAGGAAGCGGCGGCAGTCGGCGTCTATCATCCCAAATGGGACGAGCGGCCGATCCTGCTGATCGTCAGGAAGCCCGGTGCAGAAACGAACGAGGCGGTGATTGTCGATTATCTGAAGGACAAGGTCGCCAAATGGTGGCTGCCTGACGAGATCGTCTTCGTCGACGAGCTGCCGCACACCGCGACGGGCAAGATTCTGAAGCGCCAGATCCGCGACGACTATAAGGATTACAAACTACGGTCGCTGGACGCGGCCTGA
- a CDS encoding GFA family protein — MTEKKTSGRCLCGTAKFEISGGFDAFFLCHCSRCRKNSGSAHGANLFATSATIEWLSGDEAVTSFRLPDTRHERSFCRICGSALPIVQNNGALLVVPAGSLDGPVDIRPTAHICCASRAEWDADLIDVPHMDGLPG, encoded by the coding sequence ATGACGGAGAAGAAAACGTCGGGGCGCTGCCTTTGCGGCACCGCGAAATTCGAAATATCGGGCGGGTTCGACGCCTTTTTCCTGTGCCATTGTTCGCGGTGCCGAAAGAACAGCGGGTCGGCGCACGGCGCGAACCTGTTCGCGACCAGTGCGACGATCGAGTGGTTGTCGGGTGACGAAGCGGTGACTTCTTTCCGGCTGCCCGATACGCGTCACGAACGCAGTTTCTGTCGCATATGCGGGTCGGCGCTACCCATTGTGCAGAACAATGGCGCGTTGCTCGTCGTTCCTGCCGGCAGCCTCGATGGACCCGTCGATATCCGCCCGACCGCGCATATATGCTGCGCCAGCCGTGCCGAATGGGACGCCGACCTGATCGATGTGCCCCATATGGATGGCTTGCCCGGCTGA
- the dnaE gene encoding DNA polymerase III subunit alpha codes for MAYSPFVPLRVFSSFTMLEGAIEPKLIAKAARERGFPAIAVADRNGLYGVMAFGEACKAAGVQPIVGTLLSVARPGPRLANGAPQIDWLALYAQDNAGYDNLCALVSAAHLARPVEQDPHVLLSDIAGRTDGLICLTGGGEGALTRLLAGEQKSAAEDYVEQLEALFGGRLYIELSRRGDAAEIAAEAALIDLAYARALPIVATNPANFVEPNFHPAHDAMLCIAQSAYVESEDRRVSSPEAWLKPAEAMEDAFSDLPEAIRNTLVIAQRCAFMAPKRAPILPSLAGDREGEAAQLKADAHAGLVARLAHYPELTDEDREAYVKRLDFEVDVITQMGFPGYFLIVADFIKWAKAHDIPVGPGRGSGAGSVVAWALTITDLDPLKLGLLFERFLNPERVSMPDFDIDFCETRRGEVIRYVQEKYGRDTVAQIITFGKLKARAVLKDTGRVLQMSYGQVDRLAKLVPNHPTDPWTLERALNGVAELMTEYKQDDGVRRLFDMARQLEGLPRHSSTHAAGVVIGDRPLDQLVPLYRDPRSDMPVTQFDMKYVETAGLVKFDFLGLKTLSVLKEAKRLLALRGVDVDLDGLAWDDEEVYALLQRGETVGVFQLESEGMRRTLSAVKPTNFGDIIALVALYRPGPMDNIPLFGARKNGREPIAYPHPLLEGILAETYGIFVYQEQVMQAAQILAGYSLGGADLLRRAMGKKVQAEMDAQRETFVKGCGEHNQIAPKAANELFDLIDKFAGYGFNKSHAAAYALLSYQTAWLKAHYPHEFFAASMSFDSHQTDKLSIFIDDMRRLDVGISPPSVNDSEADFSVGRSDDGLTVRYALGALKGVGEKAMEALVAERAKGDFASLDDFASRIDPKLLNRRQIEALAGGGAFDCIEPDRPRAFAGAESLLACANSSAHERSTGQGGLFGGDIAIAPALQLPAAEPWTLAERMTREKDAFGFYFSSHPVEQYEAIISARGARSYGDICDNVEMTPGTRIPMVMAAMVESARPRVSQRGNRFLNLTLSDRSGQFQSSCFDEMAGKTLEALAADGGCAILSVELDLLEGEETPRVTVRGAQSLVDIAATAALQLTCRVELPDAIAEIARWLETREDARGKVVIATRDPLTDQDIRVELGRGFALGPDTVSRLEMIAGVSEAALSLVAQRDFRVR; via the coding sequence ATGGCCTACAGCCCCTTTGTCCCCCTGCGCGTCTTTTCCAGTTTCACCATGCTGGAGGGGGCGATCGAGCCCAAGTTGATCGCGAAAGCAGCGCGCGAGCGCGGGTTTCCGGCGATTGCGGTCGCCGATCGCAACGGGCTCTATGGGGTCATGGCTTTTGGCGAAGCGTGCAAGGCGGCGGGGGTGCAGCCGATTGTCGGCACGCTGCTGAGCGTCGCCCGTCCGGGGCCGCGCCTTGCCAACGGCGCACCGCAAATCGACTGGCTCGCGCTCTATGCGCAGGACAATGCCGGCTATGACAATCTCTGCGCGCTCGTATCGGCGGCGCATCTCGCCCGGCCGGTCGAGCAGGATCCGCACGTCCTGCTGTCCGATATCGCGGGGCGGACCGATGGGCTGATCTGCCTGACCGGCGGCGGCGAGGGAGCGCTGACGCGGTTGCTCGCGGGGGAGCAGAAGAGCGCGGCCGAGGATTATGTCGAGCAGTTGGAAGCGCTGTTCGGCGGGCGCCTCTATATCGAACTCTCGCGGCGCGGCGACGCGGCCGAGATCGCGGCCGAAGCCGCGCTGATAGATCTGGCCTATGCCCGCGCGCTCCCGATCGTCGCAACCAACCCGGCGAATTTTGTCGAGCCGAATTTCCATCCCGCGCACGACGCGATGCTGTGTATCGCCCAATCGGCCTATGTCGAGAGCGAGGACCGGCGCGTTTCAAGCCCCGAAGCCTGGCTGAAACCTGCCGAGGCGATGGAAGACGCTTTCTCGGACCTGCCGGAGGCGATCCGCAATACGCTCGTCATCGCACAGCGCTGCGCGTTCATGGCGCCGAAGCGCGCGCCGATCCTGCCGAGCCTTGCCGGCGACCGCGAGGGTGAGGCGGCGCAGCTGAAGGCCGACGCGCATGCGGGGCTCGTGGCGCGGCTCGCGCATTATCCCGAACTGACCGACGAAGATCGTGAAGCCTATGTGAAGCGCCTCGATTTCGAGGTCGACGTCATCACCCAGATGGGCTTCCCCGGCTATTTCCTTATCGTTGCCGACTTCATCAAATGGGCGAAGGCGCACGATATCCCGGTGGGGCCGGGGCGCGGTTCGGGTGCGGGCAGCGTTGTTGCCTGGGCGCTGACGATCACCGATCTCGACCCGCTTAAACTGGGGTTGCTGTTCGAACGCTTCCTCAACCCCGAACGCGTGTCGATGCCCGACTTCGACATCGACTTCTGCGAAACGCGGCGCGGTGAGGTGATCCGCTATGTGCAGGAGAAATACGGCCGCGACACCGTCGCGCAGATCATCACCTTCGGAAAGCTGAAGGCGCGCGCCGTGCTCAAGGACACCGGCCGTGTGCTCCAGATGAGCTATGGTCAGGTCGACCGGCTCGCGAAGCTGGTGCCGAACCATCCGACCGACCCCTGGACACTCGAGCGCGCGCTCAACGGCGTTGCTGAGCTGATGACCGAATATAAGCAGGACGATGGCGTACGCCGTCTCTTTGACATGGCGCGCCAGCTTGAGGGGCTGCCGCGGCACAGCTCGACCCATGCCGCGGGCGTGGTGATCGGCGATCGTCCGCTCGACCAGCTGGTCCCGCTCTATCGCGACCCGCGTTCGGATATGCCGGTGACGCAGTTCGACATGAAATATGTCGAGACCGCGGGGCTGGTGAAATTCGACTTCCTTGGCCTCAAGACATTGTCGGTGCTGAAGGAAGCGAAGCGCCTGCTTGCCCTTCGCGGTGTCGACGTCGATCTCGACGGGCTCGCGTGGGATGACGAGGAAGTCTATGCGCTGCTTCAGCGCGGCGAGACCGTCGGGGTGTTCCAGTTGGAATCCGAAGGGATGCGGCGCACGCTGTCGGCGGTGAAGCCGACCAATTTCGGCGACATCATCGCACTCGTCGCGCTCTATCGCCCCGGGCCGATGGACAATATTCCGCTGTTCGGCGCGCGCAAGAACGGGCGCGAGCCGATCGCCTATCCGCATCCGCTGCTCGAAGGCATCCTCGCCGAAACCTACGGCATCTTCGTCTATCAGGAACAGGTGATGCAGGCGGCGCAGATCCTGGCTGGGTACAGCCTTGGCGGCGCCGACCTTTTGCGCCGTGCGATGGGCAAGAAGGTCCAGGCTGAAATGGACGCGCAGCGCGAGACGTTCGTCAAGGGCTGCGGCGAGCATAACCAGATCGCGCCCAAGGCCGCGAACGAGCTGTTCGACTTGATCGACAAATTCGCGGGCTATGGCTTCAACAAGAGCCATGCCGCCGCTTATGCGCTGCTGTCGTACCAGACCGCGTGGCTCAAGGCGCATTATCCGCACGAATTTTTCGCGGCGTCGATGTCCTTCGACAGCCACCAGACCGATAAATTGTCGATCTTCATCGACGATATGCGGCGGTTGGACGTCGGAATTTCGCCGCCGTCGGTCAATGACAGCGAGGCCGATTTCTCGGTCGGGCGCAGCGATGACGGGCTGACGGTGCGCTACGCGCTCGGCGCGCTGAAGGGCGTCGGCGAAAAGGCGATGGAGGCGCTGGTCGCCGAGCGCGCCAAGGGCGACTTCGCCTCGCTCGACGATTTCGCGAGCCGCATCGATCCAAAATTGCTCAACCGGCGCCAGATCGAGGCGCTGGCGGGGGGAGGGGCGTTCGATTGTATCGAACCCGACCGTCCGCGCGCCTTTGCCGGGGCAGAGAGCCTCCTCGCCTGCGCGAACAGTTCGGCGCACGAACGTTCGACGGGGCAGGGCGGCCTGTTCGGCGGCGACATCGCGATCGCGCCGGCTTTGCAACTGCCCGCCGCCGAACCATGGACCCTTGCCGAGCGGATGACGCGCGAAAAGGACGCGTTCGGTTTCTATTTTTCGTCGCATCCCGTCGAGCAATATGAAGCGATCATTTCGGCGCGCGGAGCGCGCTCTTATGGCGATATCTGCGACAATGTCGAAATGACGCCGGGCACGCGCATCCCGATGGTGATGGCGGCGATGGTCGAAAGCGCGCGGCCGCGCGTGTCGCAGCGCGGCAACCGCTTCCTCAATCTGACCTTGTCCGACCGCAGCGGACAGTTTCAGTCGAGCTGCTTCGACGAGATGGCTGGCAAGACGCTCGAAGCGCTCGCCGCCGACGGCGGCTGCGCGATTTTGTCGGTCGAACTCGACCTGCTCGAAGGCGAAGAAACGCCGCGGGTGACGGTACGCGGAGCCCAGTCGCTCGTGGATATCGCCGCGACGGCGGCCCTGCAACTCACATGCCGGGTTGAGCTGCCCGACGCGATAGCAGAGATCGCGCGCTGGCTCGAAACGCGTGAGGATGCGCGCGGCAAGGTCGTCATCGCGACGCGCGATCCGTTGACCGACCAGGATATCCGCGTCGAGCTGGGGCGCGGTTTCGCTTTGGGGCCGGACACCGTCTCGCGTCTTGAGATGATCGCCGGAGTGAGCGAGGCGGCGTTGTCGCTGGTCGCGCAGCGCGATTTCCGCGTTCGTTAG
- a CDS encoding glutathione peroxidase encodes MALYDLSAKLPGGGSQSLADYRGKVLLIVNTASKCGFTPQYEGLEELYRDYKDRGFEILAFPCNQFGAQEPGDAAEIANFCSLTYDVSFPLMAKIDVNGDDADPIFKHLKKEKTGLLGSGIKWNFTKFLVDRNGKTVSRHAPTTKPEQLRKEIEELLG; translated from the coding sequence ATGGCGCTTTATGATCTTTCGGCGAAGCTGCCCGGGGGCGGGTCGCAATCGCTTGCCGACTATCGGGGCAAGGTGCTGCTGATCGTCAACACGGCGTCGAAATGCGGCTTCACGCCCCAATATGAAGGGCTGGAGGAGCTGTACCGCGATTATAAGGATCGCGGATTCGAGATATTGGCTTTCCCGTGCAACCAGTTCGGCGCGCAAGAACCGGGGGACGCGGCGGAAATCGCGAATTTCTGCTCGCTGACCTATGACGTCAGCTTCCCCCTGATGGCCAAGATCGACGTCAACGGCGACGATGCCGACCCCATCTTCAAACATTTGAAGAAGGAAAAGACCGGGTTGCTCGGCAGCGGGATCAAGTGGAATTTCACCAAATTCCTGGTCGACCGGAACGGAAAGACGGTGTCGCGCCACGCGCCGACGACGAAGCCCGAGCAGTTGCGCAAAGAGATTGAAGAACTGCTGGGTTAA
- a CDS encoding ABC transporter ATP-binding protein — MNDVALELVELKRSFTQGEVTIEVLRGVNASLKRGEIVALLGPSGSGKSTMLQAVGLLEGGFGGTIRIDGEDVTRFEQGERTKTRREKIGFVYQFHHLLPDFNAIENVVLPQLIRGAKQAEAEERAADLLGRLGLGERLHHKPSKLSGGEQQRVAVARALANRPLLVLADEPTGNLDEATADRVFDQFVKLVRDHGSAALVATHNERLAAKMDRVLRLHEGHIEA; from the coding sequence ATGAATGATGTCGCGCTGGAACTGGTCGAGCTGAAGCGCAGCTTTACGCAGGGCGAGGTAACGATCGAGGTGCTGCGCGGCGTCAATGCGTCGTTGAAACGCGGCGAGATTGTCGCGCTGCTCGGTCCGTCGGGGTCGGGCAAATCGACCATGCTGCAAGCCGTTGGGCTCCTCGAAGGCGGCTTCGGCGGAACGATCCGCATCGACGGCGAGGACGTCACGCGCTTTGAACAAGGTGAGCGGACGAAGACGCGGCGCGAGAAAATCGGGTTCGTCTATCAGTTCCACCATCTGCTGCCCGATTTCAATGCGATCGAGAATGTCGTGCTGCCGCAGTTGATCCGCGGCGCAAAGCAAGCCGAGGCCGAGGAGCGCGCAGCGGACCTGCTCGGGCGCCTCGGGCTGGGCGAGCGGCTGCATCACAAGCCGAGCAAGCTGTCGGGCGGCGAGCAACAGCGCGTCGCCGTTGCGCGCGCGCTGGCGAACCGGCCGCTTCTGGTTCTGGCCGACGAGCCGACGGGCAACCTCGACGAGGCGACCGCCGATCGGGTGTTCGATCAGTTCGTCAAGCTCGTGCGCGATCATGGCTCGGCGGCGCTGGTGGCGACGCACAACGAGCGGCTGGCGGCAAAGATGGACCGGGTACTGCGCTTGCACGAGGGGCATATCGAGGCGTAG
- a CDS encoding lipoprotein-releasing ABC transporter permease subunit: MILRPYERTIFKRYLLPQRGEGFIFVAAAFSFTAVMLGVAALVIVMSVMNGVRSDLFDKIVGLNGHAVVQGFGGRIDDWQDVLKQAKATPGVVSATPLIEQPLLGTFSGRVEGILVRGMTVPDIRKNETLNGKVLQGSLNTLTPGSGNVAIGSELARNLGATVGSNLTIINPAGRSTPFGTVPREISYRISAIFEIGVYDFDKAYVVMPMEDAQLLLLTGDQVQMIEVKTSDPDKVGEILRPLAEKVAAKAVVSDWRSMNASLFEALSIERVAMFVILSLIILVASFNIISSLIMLVRAKTRDMAILRTMGAPRDSVMRIFMAIGLSIGIAGTIAGMIVGFSLLYFRQGVLRSVEFLTGQPLWDPSIRFLTELPSKPDPVEITAIVIMVIVFSFLATLYPAYKAANTDPVQVLRYE; the protein is encoded by the coding sequence ATGATCCTGCGTCCTTACGAACGCACCATCTTCAAACGCTATTTGCTTCCGCAGCGCGGCGAAGGGTTCATCTTCGTCGCCGCGGCGTTCAGCTTCACCGCGGTCATGCTCGGCGTTGCGGCGCTGGTGATCGTGATGAGCGTGATGAACGGGGTGCGCAGCGACCTGTTCGACAAGATCGTCGGTTTGAACGGCCATGCGGTAGTACAGGGCTTCGGCGGCCGGATCGACGACTGGCAGGACGTGCTGAAGCAGGCAAAGGCCACGCCCGGCGTCGTTTCGGCAACGCCGCTGATCGAACAGCCGCTGCTCGGTACCTTCAGCGGCCGCGTCGAGGGCATTTTGGTGCGCGGGATGACCGTGCCCGACATCCGCAAGAACGAGACGCTGAACGGCAAGGTGCTGCAAGGCAGCCTCAATACACTGACCCCGGGATCGGGCAATGTCGCGATCGGCAGCGAGTTGGCACGTAACCTGGGCGCCACGGTGGGGTCGAACCTGACGATCATCAACCCGGCGGGGCGTTCGACGCCCTTCGGTACCGTGCCGCGCGAAATCAGCTATCGCATCTCGGCGATCTTCGAGATCGGCGTCTATGATTTCGACAAGGCCTATGTCGTGATGCCGATGGAGGATGCGCAGTTGCTGCTGCTCACCGGCGATCAGGTCCAGATGATCGAGGTCAAGACCAGCGATCCCGACAAGGTCGGCGAGATATTGCGACCGCTAGCCGAAAAGGTGGCCGCCAAGGCGGTCGTGTCCGACTGGCGATCGATGAACGCCAGCCTGTTCGAGGCCTTGTCGATCGAGCGTGTCGCGATGTTCGTCATCCTGTCGCTGATCATCCTCGTCGCCTCGTTCAACATCATCTCGTCGCTGATCATGCTGGTACGCGCCAAGACGCGCGACATGGCAATCTTGCGCACGATGGGCGCGCCCCGCGATTCCGTGATGCGCATCTTCATGGCGATCGGCCTTTCGATCGGCATTGCGGGGACGATCGCCGGGATGATCGTCGGTTTCTCGCTGCTCTATTTCCGTCAGGGCGTGCTGCGCAGCGTCGAATTCCTGACCGGCCAACCCTTGTGGGATCCGTCGATCCGCTTCCTCACCGAATTGCCGTCGAAGCCCGATCCGGTCGAGATTACGGCGATCGTCATCATGGTGATCGTCTTCAGCTTCCTCGCTACGCTCTATCCGGCGTATAAAGCCGCCAATACCGATCCCGTGCAGGTGCTGCGTTATGAATGA
- a CDS encoding PaaI family thioesterase: MVGEAAPISSGAIRMDADALNEFLERAFPHSEPGSRGHVVSAVPGFIQARMDPTDKALRPGGLISGPTQMGFADMAAYALVLAHIGPVAMAVTSALNYQFLRPCRPGPLFADAQMLRLGKRLAVMDIRVWTDDADKPVGQANVTYAIP, from the coding sequence ATGGTGGGGGAGGCGGCGCCGATATCGTCGGGCGCGATCCGCATGGACGCGGACGCGCTCAACGAATTTCTGGAACGCGCCTTCCCGCATTCCGAACCCGGCTCACGCGGTCATGTCGTGTCCGCCGTGCCGGGTTTCATCCAGGCCAGGATGGATCCGACCGACAAGGCGCTTCGCCCGGGCGGACTGATTTCGGGACCGACGCAGATGGGGTTTGCCGATATGGCCGCCTATGCGCTGGTTCTGGCGCATATCGGGCCGGTCGCGATGGCGGTGACGAGCGCGCTTAACTACCAGTTCTTGCGGCCATGCCGTCCGGGCCCGCTCTTTGCCGATGCGCAAATGCTTCGCCTCGGAAAAAGGCTCGCGGTGATGGATATCCGTGTCTGGACCGACGATGCGGACAAGCCGGTCGGGCAGGCCAATGTGACTTACGCAATCCCCTGA
- the ettA gene encoding energy-dependent translational throttle protein EttA produces MAAQYSFVMKGLTKTYPGAQKPTLNNLSLQFYPDAKIGIVGPNGTGKSTLMKIMAGMDTEFTGEAWPGEGITVGYLAQEPELDPTKTVKENVMDGVRGVADMMDRFNEISTLMADPPEDADFDALMEEMGTLQEKIDAVDGWTLDNQLEIAMEALRCPPGDWSVENLSGGERRRIALTRLLLEKPSILLLDEPTNHLDAESVAWLEKHLVDYPGNVILVTHDRYFLDNVVNWILELDRGRYFVYEGNYSTYLEKKGKRLEQESREDAGRQKAIKDELEWIRQSPKARQAKSKARIKSFDQLVEAQEKRIPGKAQIVIQVPERLGGKVIEVDGISKAYGDKLLFENLSFTLPPGGIVGVIGPNGAGKSTLFKLITGQETADSGSVAIGDTVRLGYVDQSRDALDPNKNVWEEISGGSEMMTIGKHEMQTRAYVGAFNFKGVDQQKKVGQLSGGERNRVHMAKMLKQGGNVLLLDEPTNDLDTETLAALEEALENFAGCAVVISHDRFFLDRLATHILAFEGDSHVEWFEGNFESYEEDKIRRLGDDATRPHATSYKKLTR; encoded by the coding sequence ATGGCCGCCCAATATAGTTTCGTGATGAAGGGTCTGACCAAGACCTATCCCGGCGCGCAAAAGCCGACACTGAACAACCTCAGCCTGCAATTCTACCCCGATGCCAAGATCGGCATCGTCGGCCCGAACGGCACGGGTAAATCGACGCTGATGAAGATCATGGCGGGCATGGACACCGAATTCACCGGCGAAGCCTGGCCGGGCGAGGGGATCACCGTCGGCTATCTGGCGCAGGAGCCCGAGCTCGATCCGACCAAGACGGTGAAGGAAAACGTCATGGACGGCGTCCGCGGCGTCGCGGACATGATGGACCGCTTCAACGAGATCAGCACGCTGATGGCCGACCCGCCGGAAGACGCTGACTTTGACGCGCTCATGGAAGAAATGGGCACGCTGCAGGAAAAGATCGACGCGGTCGACGGCTGGACGCTCGACAACCAGCTCGAAATCGCGATGGAAGCGCTGCGCTGCCCTCCCGGCGACTGGAGCGTCGAGAATCTGTCGGGCGGCGAACGTCGCCGTATCGCGCTGACCCGCCTGCTGCTGGAAAAGCCCTCGATCTTGTTGCTCGACGAGCCGACCAACCATTTGGACGCCGAAAGCGTAGCCTGGCTCGAAAAGCATCTCGTCGACTATCCGGGCAACGTCATCCTCGTCACCCACGATCGCTACTTCCTCGACAATGTCGTGAACTGGATCCTCGAACTCGATCGCGGCCGCTATTTCGTCTACGAAGGCAATTATTCGACCTATCTCGAAAAGAAGGGCAAGCGCCTCGAGCAGGAATCGCGCGAGGACGCGGGTCGCCAGAAGGCGATCAAGGACGAGCTCGAGTGGATTCGGCAGTCGCCGAAGGCCCGCCAGGCCAAGTCGAAGGCGCGTATCAAAAGCTTCGACCAGCTCGTCGAGGCGCAGGAAAAGCGCATCCCGGGCAAGGCGCAAATCGTCATTCAGGTCCCCGAACGCCTCGGTGGCAAGGTTATCGAGGTCGATGGTATCTCGAAGGCCTATGGCGACAAGCTGCTCTTTGAAAATCTGTCGTTCACGCTTCCGCCTGGCGGCATCGTCGGCGTCATCGGTCCGAACGGCGCGGGTAAATCGACGCTGTTCAAACTGATCACGGGACAGGAAACGGCCGACAGCGGCAGCGTTGCCATCGGCGATACCGTGCGCCTCGGCTATGTCGACCAGAGCCGCGACGCGCTCGACCCGAACAAGAATGTTTGGGAAGAAATCTCGGGCGGCTCCGAAATGATGACCATCGGCAAGCACGAGATGCAGACGCGCGCCTATGTCGGTGCCTTCAACTTCAAGGGCGTCGACCAACAGAAAAAGGTCGGTCAGCTCTCGGGTGGTGAACGCAACCGCGTCCATATGGCGAAGATGCTGAAGCAGGGCGGTAACGTGCTGCTGCTCGACGAACCGACCAACGATCTCGACACCGAAACGCTCGCGGCGCTCGAAGAAGCGCTCGAAAATTTCGCGGGCTGCGCCGTGGTCATCAGCCACGACCGCTTCTTCCTCGATCGCCTCGCGACGCACATCCTCGCTTTCGAGGGCGACAGCCATGTCGAGTGGTTCGAAGGCAATTTCGAATCCTATGAAGAGGATAAGATCCGCCGCCTTGGCGACGATGCGACGCGCCCGCACGCCACGTCGTATAAAAAGCTGACGCGCTGA